One Cellulosimicrobium protaetiae genomic region harbors:
- a CDS encoding S1C family serine protease encodes MTDPQTGPEHPRDQGAAPHPFAPPSAYRGVPPVPPSAAYGPGPVPPPPTAVPAGPSVGAPAPSPAPGGSAGTSPGPADPWETLRAFGQPEGPSAPTRPGGSVDPTLVGVPRDPSRPEPRRGLRPAAVAGVAVLALVAGALGGVAADRLLGPAPAGSYTSSLPPASVEPGADRPAGSVADIASTVLPSVVSLEVRGTDGVATGSGFVLREDGYILTNNHVVASAADGGEVVVLFSDGHQSPAELVGRTVDYDLAVVKVEDTGLTPLALGDSDGVVVGDPVVAVGAPLGLNGTVTTGIISALNRPVQAGAAAETAFINAIQTDAAINPGNSGGPLVDGSGQVVGINSAIAQPPGSSSATGSIGLGFAIPSNQARRTAEQLIADGVATYPVIGVLLDQRYQGEGVQVSTDAQSGTPAVTPDGPADAAGIRPGDVILSIDGRPVTESDELIVAIRAKAPGDAVTLRVRTGDQERDVRVVLDEATSE; translated from the coding sequence ATGACCGACCCCCAGACCGGCCCGGAGCACCCCCGGGACCAGGGCGCCGCGCCCCACCCGTTCGCGCCGCCGTCGGCGTACCGGGGCGTCCCGCCCGTCCCGCCGTCGGCAGCGTACGGTCCCGGTCCGGTCCCGCCGCCGCCCACCGCGGTGCCCGCCGGGCCATCCGTCGGTGCACCGGCCCCGTCTCCGGCGCCGGGTGGCTCCGCGGGGACGTCGCCGGGACCGGCGGACCCCTGGGAGACGCTGCGCGCGTTCGGGCAGCCGGAGGGGCCGTCCGCCCCGACGCGGCCGGGCGGCTCGGTCGACCCGACCCTCGTCGGCGTGCCGCGGGACCCCTCCAGGCCGGAGCCGCGGCGAGGTCTGCGACCCGCCGCCGTCGCGGGGGTCGCCGTGCTCGCGCTCGTCGCCGGCGCGCTCGGGGGCGTCGCCGCGGACCGCCTCCTCGGTCCGGCCCCCGCAGGCTCGTACACGTCGTCCCTGCCTCCGGCGAGCGTCGAGCCCGGTGCCGACCGCCCCGCGGGGTCTGTCGCCGACATCGCCTCGACGGTCCTGCCGAGCGTCGTCTCGCTCGAGGTCCGGGGGACCGACGGGGTCGCGACCGGGTCCGGGTTCGTGCTGCGCGAGGACGGGTACATCCTCACGAACAACCACGTCGTGGCGTCCGCCGCCGACGGCGGCGAGGTCGTCGTCCTGTTCTCGGACGGGCACCAGAGCCCGGCCGAGCTCGTGGGCCGTACGGTCGACTACGACCTCGCCGTGGTCAAGGTCGAGGACACCGGGCTCACGCCGCTGGCGCTCGGCGACTCGGACGGTGTCGTCGTCGGGGACCCGGTGGTCGCCGTCGGCGCACCCCTGGGCCTCAACGGGACCGTCACCACGGGCATCATCAGCGCGCTCAACCGACCCGTCCAGGCGGGGGCAGCGGCAGAGACGGCGTTCATCAACGCGATCCAGACCGACGCCGCGATCAACCCCGGCAACTCCGGTGGCCCGCTCGTCGACGGGAGCGGCCAGGTCGTGGGCATCAACTCCGCCATCGCGCAGCCGCCGGGCAGCTCGTCGGCGACGGGGAGCATCGGTCTCGGCTTCGCGATCCCGTCCAACCAGGCGCGCCGGACCGCCGAGCAGCTCATCGCCGACGGCGTGGCCACCTACCCGGTGATCGGCGTCCTCCTCGACCAGCGGTACCAGGGCGAGGGCGTCCAGGTCTCGACCGACGCCCAGTCCGGGACTCCCGCGGTCACGCCCGACGGACCCGCCGACGCCGCCGGTATCCGCCCCGGCGACGTCATCCTGTCCATCGACGGGCGGCCCGTCACGGAGTCGGACGAGCTCATCGT